Proteins from one Mytilus galloprovincialis chromosome 11, xbMytGall1.hap1.1, whole genome shotgun sequence genomic window:
- the LOC143051692 gene encoding uncharacterized protein LOC143051692, with protein MDEVEDLATINDTLPGHIRTETDNLRHKCEVCTREFSLKSDLTKHIITHIDEKPYKCDICGREFSRGSFLTRHMLIHSGDKPYDCDICGKRFSLYASLQRHIKIHTGDKPHECNLCGKRFIQHGSLQIHKRIHTGEKPHECDLCDQQFNQQSSLQIHMRIHTGEKPHACDLCDQQFNHQSSLQKHAIIHTGDKPYDCGECGKGFSRINYLRDHMRTHTGDKPYICDLCCKGFSHYSNLKKHMRTHTGDKPHNCDVCGKQFSELGDLRRHTRTHTGDKPHECDVCGKRFSVHCNLQKHMRTHTGDKPHDCDVCGKRFSEHSNLQKHMRTHTGDKPHDCDVCGKRFTQLVGLKFHMRIHTGDKPHNCILCGKGFSQLGNLQRHTRTVHT; from the coding sequence ATGGACGAGGTAGAGGATTTAGCCACAATCAATGATACTCTACCGGGACACATAAGAACAGAGACTGATAATTTACGTCATAAATGTGAGGTTTGTACGAGAGAATTTAGTCTAAAGAGTGACTTAACGAAACATATAATAACACATATTGATgaaaaaccttacaaatgtgatatttgtggAAGAGAATTTTCCCGAGGTAGTTTCCTAACTAGACACATGCTAATACATTCTGGAGATAAACCttatgactgtgatatatgtggtaaaagGTTTAGTCTATATGCTTCTTTACAGAGACACATCAAaatacatacaggtgataaacctcatGAGTGCAATTTGTGTGGTAAAAGATTTATTCAGCATGGTAGTTTACAGATACACAAGAGAATACATACAGGTGAAAAACCTCATGAGTGTGATTTATGTGATCAACAGTTTAATCAGCAGAGtagtttacagattcacatgagaatacatacaggaGAAAAACCTCACGCATGTGATTTATGTGATCAACAGTTTAATCATCAGAGTAGCTTACAGAAACATGCGATaatacatacaggtgataaaccgtATGACTGTGGGgaatgtggtaaagggtttagtcgtATAAATTATTTACGGgatcacatgagaacacatacaggtgataaaccttatATATGTGATTTATGTTGCAAAGGGTTCAGTCATTATAGTAATTTAAAGaagcacatgagaacacatacaggtgataaacctcataactgtgatgtatgtggtaaacagTTTAGTGAGCTTGGTGATTTAAGAAGACACACGAGAACACATACCGGTGACAAACCTCAtgaatgtgatgtatgtggtaaaaggTTCAGTGTGCATTGTAATTTACAAAAACACATGAGAACCCATACAGGCGAtaaacctcatgactgtgatgtatgtggtaaaaggTTCAGTGAACATAGTAATTTACAAAAACACATGAGAACCCATACAGGCGAtaaacctcatgactgtgatgtatgtggtaaacggTTTACTCAGCTTGTAGGCTTAAAAtttcacatgagaatacatacaggtgataaacctcatAACTGTATtttatgtggtaaagggtttagtcagcttGGTAATTTACAGAGACACACAAGAACGGTtcacacatga